A window of Daucus carota subsp. sativus chromosome 2, DH1 v3.0, whole genome shotgun sequence genomic DNA:
TTCGACTTCTTCGTGGCATGACTGACAGGCATAGTACCACCAGTTTTCCTTGTCTTCAATATCAGATATCTTAAAAGTCACCATAACAGTACTCTGCTTATGAAGTTAGTTATTATGTGAAATTCTGTCAATGACAATAATCTTATAGGCTAATGAACACGGCCAAAGCCAGTTATGCTACCTTTTCTGCCAAAGATGTGATATTTTCCGTCAAATGTCTCAACGAAAACATTAATACAGGAGTAGCAGGAGTAGGGGTTATAGTGGCTCTCCTTGCAACAACGGGTGATTTGTAACCTTCTGCTTCTAATCTAGATCACATATTAGTCAATATCAATCTCTTGAATCTTATACATCTGTCATAACACATGtgaaatttataacatattatacgCCATATAGAGGCAATGCTAATATGATTCACCTTTTACGGAAAAGTTCAACCGCCTCAATGTTAAGATTTAAATAAATCCTTGTGGATGGCAATGCACCAATTTGTAATTCTTCTGCATAtgggtttaaataaaatttaaatacatgtaTGCGTAGACCATGATGAAAAGAAAAtaccatatatgtatataaatttaataacaataCGTCGAAATGTCGTCAACTTAGAGCTTGCAATAATCACGACGACAGGCTTTTTCTTTTCAGATTCATATTCTTTGCTTACAGTAACAGCCAACTCCCCCCATAAGCACACACCATATGATACCCTATTAAAAGTAATCAGTAAGTTAGAAGTGAAAATGAGTAGAAAATAAACACTTGGCAAAGCTATTTTTGAATTTGATACCTTCCATTAGATAACTTGAATCGTAGTGTCTCCCTTTCCCCGTACCTGGTTGGAATACGGGACGCCGGCTCCCACTCTTCAATCATACCAATAACATCTACAGCGCACATGAAACAATTGTTAAGTCTCTCAGTGATAAAGATTAATTGTTAGTTTGTGATATTCGTTATTACCTAGAGCATACTCAGGATTCTCATCAACTTCACTCTGACCACCTGGTTCAATCAAATCACCGACCTCCAGGATTTCAAATTTGTGCAGTGGGATCATGATATCATCCTCAACACAGGCTGAATCTTAGTTGAATTCAGGAAGCGGAGATCAACATTTGTTGACACTGGCCTTAGACGACCATATGTGTCTCGGACTTGGAAACTTTCAATAATGTAAACACCACCCTCTTTCACATCTTTCCCAATAGCTTTCCATGTGTCGGGATACACATAAGCATGAAGGTGGTAGTTCTGCAcatggatttaaaaaaaatttagatggCTTCTAATTGTTAATATTAGACATGACATGATGATCAACCAAGAACACAGTGTTACATATCTCTATGTGTAATGagaaatattttgaaacaaagtcaacacaaaatcaaaaattcGTTTTTTAACTGACATCATCGTCCAACAGAATGAGGTTGAATCCCTTAACGACGCCAGACTCAGCATTGCTTGTAGGCCATAATCTAGTCACCCGAACCTTTATCTTCCAATCAGTCCTGGACTTTTCAAGATCCTCAAGATGATCAAACATAGCATTGACTTCCGAGCTGTTGAGAAATAGCAATTCATGATAATATTGATATGATACTCCAACAATATAACACTCTAGAAATACTAAAATCTGATGAAAGCAAAGCTGTAGACTATGTAAACAAACATGGAGCGAGTGACATAGATCTTCTAAATGTATCACTACAAAAACATTTCATGCTCACTACAACATACATTTCAGCCATGGTGATCAAGTAAAGATTGAATTGTATTCCAGTGATGATTTTCTTCAACTTATGTTCCGCatcttatattcttatatatatagagCAACTAACAACCAAGCAAACCTTAAATCATTCCCTGATTTGGTCTATGTcagacattttaatttttataatttggtgTATTTAATAGTCTACTGATGTTATTGCTATgagatttaattttatttgtatttcttAGACcttttttatttacttagaaagATTCTTAACACCAATGAGTCATGCGATAATTCCTTCGCAATATTTCTGAGATCATGCTTTATTaggtaataaaaaatatatttttatcttgttCTAATGCAATATATCTAGGTGTACTATCCATAATTGTTTCAGCCTGATTTGACTATCAATCCCAATATTATACCAATCACTGATTATACCAACCACTGATGAACATTTATAGTAATGATTTTTCCTGACTAATTACATCATTTTCTACGCAATGATTGATATCTTTTTTCTACATTGATTGAACGGTCTTACAAATCGGATACGATTACGGTATATTCCATGAAAGCTAGGCATGATTAAAGATCAAGTGttttaattctatatatattgatagaaaaacattaaaaatattactacAAATATTTCTATTAGGCAAacattttaaattctaattattTTACTGATTTCTAGATACAGTGTATGTTATGTTTTTGCATGGAGATTTTAAAACTCTTTCCAATATAATAATTGTCGGTTTCTAATCATGTACATATATACACCCATGTTGGTGAGTAAGCCATTTGTCTAACATCTTTTGAAATATCttacaaatcagctacgaatacaATATATATTCCGTAATCAGAAAAATACAATTGATTTCATAGTATCCTGTACGAATTTATCTGTTGCTAAATTTATCTGTtgctaaattatttaatatttttatttaataatttttgcaCTAACcatttttgcaaatttaatttttagacaTAATTAGAGCATGCGTAACACGGACAAAAGATGATTTGTTTTCCTTCAAAATATACCAAAAAATATGTAATCCTTTGTACGAtttatgaaagatattaattttttaaaaagttttcactcattaaattaaataaatcttCCACGTTTGacaaagaataaaaataaatctccCATACGCATTCTTTGGACTTTAATTCCAAGTTAATCACAACACAACcaatgtaaatataaaaaactatTTTATATTCCCAAATGATTATTATGCAAATGAGTGCATTCAAACATCTGTTGTTCACAAATATATTCCAGAAAACGTgcaaaattttttattcaaacatCCAAACATAATAGGAATAACTCCTTTCATAGTTCAAACTTAAAAAACATAAAGGCCACAATAGCTAGTGCAAAGTTTCTACTGCAAATGCAGTTTTATTACAGTACTAAATAATTATTTCCAAACCGAAGCAGAGAAAGCAAGGAAAAAACATTATTCCGATTGACGGAGCCGCATCCGTTGCATGTAGTGTCATATTCCAAGAAAATTGCGCCAGTACCTATTAAAATTAAACGAAAAACACATGAACTCGAACTATAAATTACGACAATTTTAACAAAATCTTAATGAGTGCTGGCAACTAACACGTCTCTCATGTCACGAGCAGCATCGCTTTCCatgtttataaaaatttgacTCCAGGGGGATGCTGTCAAATGGTAGTTATCCAGACTTCTATCACCTTCACGTTAAAAGGCATGGTGTTAGTCACGATTAGCATGTATTATATGTAGAATGAATGTAAGAGACACACCGACGAAAATAACCTGGGATCTTCCGAACTCTGACACCAGCCAACACGACAACAATCGGAGCCTGAGATTTGCAGTAAACAGCGTGTTGCTGCTGTCCAGTATGCTTCCCAACAGGGTCACTCGAACAAATATATGTCCATCAGTTACTTGAAACTTATGAACACGACGATCACCATGCCTAGTGCGAATCGTTGACACCTGGCCAGGATTCTCGACAACACCAATCACATCTGCAgccaaacaaaataaaagaaaatgtatCACAGTATAAGAAGGTTATAGCTCGCAGGTATAATAAGTTGATTGCATAACATGCCTATGGTATGGACTGCTGATTGATCATCATTGTCTGTTTCTGCAAGACGCTGTACTTCATCAACTGAAACAAATTCAAAACCATGTTGTGGAAAGCTAAGGCTGGTATCCAGGTATGGCTGAACAGTGGTGACATTCAAGAAACGAATTAATCTTGTAGAAGAGAGGGGGCGTAAAAACGCAGAACAGTTCGAAAGGGCAAAAGTTGTTATTTCGTAGAGGCCTCCTTCCACTATCAAACCATCAAGAGATTGCCAGACTTCATTGTGAACCCATGCATGAATACGATGATTCTGTGTTCAACAACACCACAAATAATATATCAATAGATTGCTCCACAAATAACAACACCACAAATAGACTGCTTGATctaaacaattaaattaaatatctcAGCAAACATTAAAAGTGCTAGGCAGATGTAACATGTATATCAGATTAATCAGAGCATCTCACGTGGCGATCAAGGAGAATAAGATTGTATCCTCGGACAGCATCTGTAAATGATGAAATTCTTGGCCAAACCCTTGTAACACGAACTCTGATTGTCCAATCAAGCGTTGAGTTGTTCAGCATATGTATGCAACTCTCCAtagttttgttttctttgtgACAACTATAGGTC
This region includes:
- the LOC108207425 gene encoding uncharacterized protein LOC108207425; its protein translation is MIPLHKFEILEVGDLIEPGGQSEVDENPEYALDVIGMIEEWEPASRIPTRYGERETLRFKLSNGRVSYGVCLWGELAVTVSKEYESEKKKPVVVIIASSKLTTFRQELQIGALPSTRIYLNLNIEAVELFRKRLEAEGYKSPVVARRATITPTPATPVLMFSLRHLTENITSLAEKSTVMVTFKISDIEDKENWWYYACQSCHEEVEKVERKYKCTVCPRSFSYGEKRFRLLVLADDNSFASTVLLTDRVVKRLAQTTVTNLMNSSKEAPISEMPSVLKNIVGKTVTVKISLSKSNVDGDSNIYRAVDLCEGSVSGKKAAEYSPITKFPSFDQSQTDDYVVCLETPTSSDSVSKKIKMEP